In Actinomyces weissii, a genomic segment contains:
- a CDS encoding LacI family DNA-binding transcriptional regulator, translating to MRPEGPGRRPTLKDLAEATGTSVSTVSRALSGSPRVGEATRRRIQEEAARTGYRIDLAASLLRAATNRNVGLVCRLEQELHAALHEQILARAQEQRLSLVVHSVSENHPVDMALQALEQLRCQAVIVLDPSQLVGLDLAAVRMPMIGVGQEAPGPVVDLVTSDNTVGMRQACEHLAGLGHRQVCYLDGPAGGSADARRGAFLRAADTTGLAYRVVTAGASLDAGFQATEHLLGAGGLGLGEDTALVCYNDQCAQGAVVALLRAGLQPGRQVSVTGCDNSRIAASQAFDLTSIDRCPAVVASLAVELACKRLEVVGPPGDAERVRVDTELVVRGSTGLVA from the coding sequence GTGCGTCCTGAAGGCCCAGGCAGGCGCCCCACCCTCAAGGACCTCGCGGAGGCCACCGGCACCTCTGTCTCGACCGTCTCCCGGGCCCTGAGCGGTAGCCCCCGGGTGGGGGAGGCCACCCGCAGACGCATCCAGGAGGAGGCTGCCCGGACCGGCTACCGGATTGACCTGGCGGCGTCCTTGCTGCGTGCCGCCACCAACCGCAACGTGGGCCTGGTGTGCCGCCTGGAGCAGGAGCTGCACGCCGCCCTGCACGAGCAGATCCTGGCTCGCGCCCAGGAGCAGCGGCTGAGCCTGGTGGTGCACTCCGTCAGCGAGAACCACCCGGTTGACATGGCCTTGCAGGCACTGGAGCAGCTGCGCTGCCAGGCCGTCATCGTGCTGGACCCCAGCCAGCTGGTGGGGCTGGACCTGGCGGCGGTGCGCATGCCGATGATCGGGGTGGGGCAGGAGGCTCCGGGACCGGTGGTGGACCTGGTGACCTCGGACAACACGGTGGGGATGCGCCAGGCCTGCGAGCACCTGGCGGGACTGGGGCACCGGCAGGTGTGCTATCTGGACGGCCCGGCCGGAGGCTCGGCGGACGCCCGGCGCGGGGCCTTCCTGCGGGCGGCTGATACTACGGGGCTGGCGTACCGGGTGGTGACTGCCGGGGCGAGCCTGGACGCGGGTTTCCAGGCCACTGAGCATCTGCTGGGTGCGGGTGGCTTGGGACTGGGGGAGGATACCGCGCTCGTCTGCTACAACGACCAGTGCGCTCAGGGGGCGGTGGTGGCGCTGCTGCGCGCGGGCCTGCAGCCTGGCAGGCAGGTGTCGGTGACGGGCTGCGACAACTCCCGTATCGCCGCGAGCCAGGCCTTTGACCTGACCAGTATCGACCGGTGTCCGGCGGTGGTGGCCTCCCTGGCGGTGGAGCTGGCCTGCAAGCGTCTGGAGGTGGTTGGGCCACCGGGGGACGCCGAGCGGGTGCGGGTGGACACGGAGCTGGTGGTAAGAGGCTCTACCGGTCTGGTGGCTTAG
- a CDS encoding aldo/keto reductase has product MEHRRLGGTGLRVSALGLGTLTWGRDTDEAEAQEQLDLLLDAGGTLLDTAASFGDGLSEHVIGKLLHGHVDRREVVLVSKAGIRTWRTGERGSVADTSRGTLLDVLDESLTRLGTDHLDLWLVHVPDHTTPLEETASALEAAVSSGRARYVGLSNHPAWATVRVADLLGQGGPGLAAVQVEHSLLCRGIEREVLPATNALGAGVLGYAPLGRGVLSGKYRSTTPPDSRAASPHLRAYVAPYLGESQRRVVEAVSTAAAGLDRKPVEIALAWARDAPGVSATVLGARTPAQLQGLLSAETLVLPPQIRHVLDEVTAPELGYPERF; this is encoded by the coding sequence ATGGAGCACCGGAGACTTGGCGGCACGGGTCTGCGCGTCTCAGCCCTGGGGCTGGGGACGCTTACCTGGGGGCGTGACACGGACGAGGCAGAGGCCCAGGAGCAGCTGGACCTGCTGCTGGACGCGGGCGGCACCCTGCTGGACACAGCCGCCTCCTTCGGCGACGGCCTCAGCGAGCACGTGATCGGCAAGCTCCTGCACGGGCACGTGGACCGCCGGGAGGTGGTGCTCGTCTCCAAGGCGGGCATCCGCACCTGGCGCACCGGCGAGCGGGGCTCGGTGGCCGACACCTCCCGCGGCACCCTGCTGGACGTGCTGGACGAGTCCCTGACCCGTCTGGGCACCGACCACCTGGACCTGTGGCTGGTGCACGTGCCGGACCACACCACCCCCCTGGAGGAGACCGCCTCGGCCCTGGAGGCAGCGGTCTCCTCGGGCCGGGCCCGCTACGTGGGCCTGTCCAACCACCCGGCCTGGGCCACCGTGCGGGTCGCTGACCTGCTGGGGCAGGGCGGCCCGGGCCTGGCGGCGGTCCAGGTGGAGCACTCCCTGCTGTGCCGAGGCATCGAGCGGGAGGTACTGCCTGCCACCAACGCGCTGGGAGCCGGGGTGCTGGGGTACGCGCCGCTGGGGCGCGGCGTGCTCAGCGGCAAGTACCGCTCCACCACTCCCCCGGACTCCCGCGCCGCCTCGCCCCACCTGCGGGCCTATGTGGCGCCCTACCTGGGTGAGAGCCAGCGCCGGGTGGTGGAGGCCGTGTCCACGGCAGCCGCGGGGCTGGACCGCAAGCCGGTGGAGATCGCCCTGGCCTGGGCCCGCGACGCCCCGGGGGTCTCGGCCACGGTGCTGGGCGCCCGCACCCCGGCCCAGCTGCAGGGGCTGCTCTCCGCCGAGACGCTGGTGCTGCCGCCTCAGATCCGGCACGTGCTGGACGAGGTGACGGCGCCGGAGCTGGGCTACCCGGAGCGCTTCTGA
- the uhpT gene encoding hexose-6-phosphate:phosphate antiporter, which yields MSFISSLFRIDAKPVGDVPLPQQRKRWLVEFLKVYSVLVIGYGGFYLLRTNFKSAQPFLKEQVGLSTTELGTIGFAFSLTYGFGGLLLGFFADGKNTKRVVSALLIASGLTSILIGAVLAATNNPYGILILLWSLNGLFQAPGGPCCNSTMNRWTPRGLRGRFIGWWNASHNLGAMAAGALALWGANTLFNGNVIGMFIVPAIVAIPIGIWGFFFGKDDPSELGWERPETIFEEPVAKADVVTEEVSKGRILMDYVVKNPAVWFLCVANVAAYCVRIGIDNWNVLYTHEVLGFSDYTAVNTTIALEMGGLVGSLAWGFISDKLGGRRAVTAAIGLGLVIVPIMVYSQASSEAVVYGALFLIGFLIFGPVTLIGICVIGFAPKTATVVVNAVPRAFGYVFGDSMAKVLLGRIADPKKDGLTVFGHTLHGWGSTFTVLIFSAVVGLACLLVVALLEERMLRADRKFSQDKPQEVASA from the coding sequence ATGTCTTTTATATCCTCCCTGTTCCGCATCGACGCCAAGCCTGTTGGCGACGTGCCCCTGCCCCAGCAGCGCAAGCGCTGGCTGGTTGAGTTCCTCAAGGTCTACTCGGTCCTGGTGATCGGCTACGGCGGCTTCTACCTGCTGCGCACCAACTTCAAGTCCGCCCAGCCCTTCCTCAAGGAGCAGGTCGGCCTGTCCACCACCGAGCTGGGCACCATCGGCTTTGCCTTCTCCCTGACCTACGGCTTCGGTGGCCTCCTGCTCGGCTTCTTCGCCGACGGCAAGAACACCAAGCGCGTCGTCTCCGCCCTGCTGATCGCCTCCGGACTGACCTCGATCCTGATCGGGGCGGTGCTCGCCGCCACGAACAACCCCTACGGCATCCTGATCCTGCTGTGGTCCCTCAACGGCCTGTTCCAGGCCCCCGGTGGCCCCTGCTGCAACTCCACCATGAACCGCTGGACCCCCCGCGGCCTGCGGGGCCGCTTCATCGGCTGGTGGAACGCCTCCCACAACCTGGGGGCCATGGCCGCCGGGGCACTGGCCCTGTGGGGCGCCAACACGCTGTTCAACGGCAACGTGATCGGCATGTTCATCGTGCCCGCTATCGTGGCGATCCCCATCGGTATCTGGGGCTTCTTCTTCGGTAAGGACGACCCCTCCGAGCTGGGCTGGGAGCGGCCCGAGACGATCTTCGAGGAGCCGGTGGCCAAGGCCGACGTCGTCACCGAGGAGGTCTCCAAGGGCCGGATCCTCATGGACTACGTCGTCAAGAACCCGGCGGTGTGGTTCCTGTGCGTCGCCAACGTGGCCGCCTACTGCGTGCGCATCGGCATCGACAACTGGAACGTGCTCTACACCCACGAGGTCCTGGGCTTCTCCGACTACACGGCCGTGAACACCACCATCGCGCTGGAGATGGGCGGCCTGGTCGGCTCCCTGGCCTGGGGCTTCATCTCCGACAAGCTCGGGGGACGCCGCGCCGTCACCGCCGCAATCGGCCTGGGCCTGGTGATCGTGCCCATCATGGTCTACTCCCAGGCATCCTCCGAGGCCGTGGTCTACGGCGCCCTGTTCCTGATCGGGTTCCTGATCTTCGGCCCCGTGACCCTGATCGGCATCTGCGTGATCGGCTTCGCCCCCAAGACCGCCACCGTAGTGGTCAACGCGGTGCCCCGCGCCTTCGGCTACGTCTTCGGTGACTCCATGGCCAAGGTGCTGCTCGGCCGTATCGCCGACCCCAAGAAGGACGGACTGACGGTCTTCGGGCACACCCTGCACGGCTGGGGATCCACCTTCACCGTGCTGATCTTCTCCGCGGTAGTGGGCCTGGCCTGCCTGCTTGTGGTGGCACTGCTGGAGGAGCGTATGCTCCGCGCAGACCGCAAGTTCTCCCAGGACAAGCCCCAGGAGGTGGCTTCAGCATGA
- a CDS encoding site-2 protease family protein has translation MTTPVTPASREPWTLMRVGGAPVVVDPTSLLLGLLVAASWFPAVSRVFTSPVTLLGVLVGAAAGVLLSVLLHELAHGLTGTVLGRRPVRYELMLLGGRTSFGPARDWAPWKDVLTSVSGPATNALLWLVTSWLSALALLPLPVGLTLWAVSWVNLALAVFNILPGLPLDGGHALSALVHQVTGRRELGQRLAAWGGLLIVAGMVWRWVLGPLVLEGRQPATFSLMLVALVGWTITSTSWQVLSLGRNSRAAVRLDLRRLVRPVKPLPASTPLAVVRAELAQGTSVVLVVEGADLLGLIDAQALVEAGLTRPSPGETALAGQVCQVLPAAAVSSDLDGVAGAEALKRARAVSRWLVLLERGQVLGAVPTGAR, from the coding sequence ATGACCACACCAGTGACTCCCGCCTCCCGCGAGCCTTGGACCCTGATGCGTGTAGGCGGCGCCCCCGTCGTCGTCGACCCCACCTCCCTGCTGCTGGGACTGCTGGTGGCCGCCTCCTGGTTCCCCGCCGTCAGCAGAGTGTTCACCTCCCCGGTCACGTTGCTGGGCGTGCTGGTCGGTGCCGCGGCCGGGGTGCTGCTCTCCGTGCTCCTGCACGAGCTGGCCCACGGCCTGACCGGCACCGTGCTGGGACGCAGGCCGGTGCGCTACGAGCTCATGCTCCTGGGCGGCCGCACCAGCTTCGGCCCGGCGCGTGACTGGGCCCCGTGGAAGGACGTGCTCACCTCAGTGTCCGGGCCCGCCACCAACGCCCTGCTGTGGCTGGTCACCTCCTGGCTCTCCGCCCTGGCGCTCCTGCCCCTGCCGGTGGGGCTGACCCTGTGGGCGGTGTCCTGGGTGAACCTGGCGCTGGCAGTGTTCAATATCCTGCCGGGGCTGCCGCTAGACGGCGGGCACGCCCTGTCCGCGCTGGTGCACCAGGTCACGGGGCGTCGGGAGCTGGGGCAGCGTCTGGCGGCCTGGGGTGGCCTGCTGATCGTGGCAGGCATGGTCTGGCGCTGGGTGCTGGGCCCCCTGGTGCTTGAGGGCCGCCAGCCCGCCACCTTCAGCCTCATGCTCGTGGCCCTGGTGGGCTGGACCATCACCTCCACCAGCTGGCAGGTGCTGTCCCTGGGCCGGAACAGCCGCGCCGCCGTCAGGCTGGACCTGCGCAGGCTGGTGCGGCCGGTCAAGCCGCTGCCAGCCTCCACCCCCCTGGCCGTGGTGCGTGCCGAGCTCGCCCAGGGCACCTCTGTGGTCCTGGTGGTAGAGGGCGCTGACCTGCTCGGCCTCATTGACGCCCAGGCCCTGGTGGAGGCGGGACTGACCCGACCCAGCCCCGGGGAGACGGCGCTGGCCGGGCAGGTGTGCCAGGTGCTGCCTGCGGCGGCGGTCTCCTCAGACCTGGACGGTGTGGCCGGGGCGGAGGCCCTCAAGCGGGCGCGCGCCGTTAGCCGCTGGCTGGTGCTGCTGGAGCGGGGCCAGGTGCTGGGGGCGGTGCCCACCGGAGCCCGCTGA
- a CDS encoding polysaccharide deacetylase family protein, translating into MAPPPAPSPVTGGVLPPSDQAQTYRPATTDRRHLLRAGLRGAALATAGAAVGASGGAAAAHHLDTHLKPTARVAPLPGQRALLGARVLFQGPPDQRLACVTFDDGPDPRWTPLVLDLLAEIEVRATFFVLGEAVQVRPELVARQVEAGHEVGVHNWVHTDVYGVEVEQLRDSVDRTVAAIQEAGAPRPRLWRPPYGRVDAPALMVAAERGLDVLLWSLNSPSAAAAAAVADKAGPGSVILCHDGRTQPTEALLRAMARSLATLKARGLELVTGSQMLAASQAQVGAAGGLTAH; encoded by the coding sequence GTGGCTCCCCCTCCCGCACCGTCACCTGTAACCGGTGGCGTCCTCCCTCCGTCTGACCAGGCGCAGACGTACCGGCCTGCCACCACGGACCGGCGCCATCTGCTGCGGGCCGGTCTGCGGGGAGCGGCCCTGGCCACCGCCGGGGCGGCCGTGGGTGCGAGCGGCGGCGCGGCAGCCGCCCACCACCTGGACACCCACCTCAAGCCCACCGCCCGGGTGGCTCCCCTCCCGGGCCAGCGGGCCCTGCTCGGGGCCCGGGTCCTGTTCCAGGGCCCGCCGGACCAGCGCCTGGCCTGCGTGACCTTCGACGACGGCCCCGACCCCCGCTGGACGCCCCTGGTGCTGGACCTGCTGGCTGAGATCGAGGTCCGGGCTACCTTCTTCGTGCTGGGGGAGGCCGTGCAGGTGCGTCCCGAGCTGGTGGCCCGGCAGGTGGAGGCCGGGCACGAGGTGGGCGTACACAACTGGGTGCACACGGACGTGTACGGCGTGGAGGTGGAGCAGCTGCGTGACTCCGTGGACCGCACAGTCGCCGCGATCCAGGAGGCTGGCGCCCCCCGGCCCCGGCTGTGGCGGCCACCCTACGGGCGGGTGGACGCCCCTGCCCTGATGGTCGCCGCCGAGCGCGGCCTGGACGTGCTGCTGTGGAGCCTGAACAGCCCCTCTGCCGCTGCCGCCGCGGCGGTGGCTGACAAGGCTGGCCCCGGCTCAGTGATCCTGTGCCATGACGGGCGCACCCAGCCGACCGAGGCGCTGCTGCGGGCCATGGCCCGCTCCCTGGCCACGCTCAAGGCCCGGGGCCTGGAGCTGGTGACCGGCTCCCAGATGCTCGCGGCCAGCCAGGCGCAGGTAGGTGCCGCAGGCGGCTTGACCGCTCACTAG
- a CDS encoding RecB family exonuclease → MTQQNPPRPTGPLARPQGGARTVALSPSRAKDFLQCPLLFRLRTVDRLPEPGSLATHKGTLVHAVLERLFDLPAAQRCSAAALDLLPGQWEDHQRRHPEVLTLFTEPGQVEPWLAEARQLLEAYFQLENPRRLEPAEREVLVEARTRGGLLMRGFVDRLDVAPSGAVRVVDYKTGKSPSPRFQEEALFQMRFYALVLRLQRGQAPARTQLIYLKDGRTLTHDPRPTELEAVETKVERIWDEVEDCARSGQFRPRRSRLCDWCAFQDRCPEFGGQPPEAPPDGLQRLLGARS, encoded by the coding sequence ATGACCCAGCAGAACCCGCCGCGCCCCACCGGCCCCCTGGCCCGTCCCCAGGGCGGCGCCCGGACAGTGGCCCTGTCCCCCTCCCGGGCCAAGGACTTCCTGCAGTGTCCCCTGCTGTTCCGCCTGCGCACGGTGGACCGGCTGCCGGAGCCCGGCTCGCTGGCCACCCACAAGGGGACCTTGGTGCACGCCGTGCTGGAGCGGCTCTTTGACCTGCCCGCCGCACAGCGGTGCAGCGCAGCCGCCCTGGACCTGCTGCCGGGGCAGTGGGAGGACCACCAGCGCCGTCACCCGGAGGTCCTGACCCTTTTCACGGAGCCGGGTCAGGTGGAGCCCTGGCTGGCTGAGGCCCGCCAGCTGCTGGAGGCCTACTTCCAGCTGGAGAACCCACGCCGCCTGGAGCCTGCGGAGCGGGAGGTGCTGGTAGAGGCCCGCACCCGGGGCGGCTTGCTGATGCGCGGATTCGTGGACCGGCTTGACGTGGCCCCCAGCGGGGCCGTGCGGGTGGTGGACTACAAGACCGGCAAATCACCCAGCCCGCGCTTCCAGGAGGAGGCCCTGTTCCAAATGCGCTTCTACGCGCTGGTGCTGCGCCTCCAACGGGGCCAGGCGCCGGCACGCACCCAGCTGATCTACCTCAAGGACGGCCGCACCCTGACCCACGACCCGCGCCCCACAGAGCTGGAGGCGGTGGAGACCAAGGTGGAGCGGATCTGGGACGAGGTGGAGGACTGTGCCAGGTCCGGGCAGTTCCGGCCCCGGCGCTCGCGGCTGTGCGACTGGTGCGCCTTCCAGGACCGCTGCCCGGAGTTCGGAGGTCAGCCGCCTGAGGCCCCGCCGGACGGCCTGCAGAGGCTGCTGGGTGCCAGGTCCTGA
- a CDS encoding NAD(P)/FAD-dependent oxidoreductase, whose product MARVTIVGGGYGGIALAKALDPVAEVTLIEQKDTFVNHAAALRAAVDREWAEKIFLPYDNLLQRGRVIQGTVMAVKGTTVSVSGDGEIEADHLVLATGTAYPFPAKHMESMAVVAKARIERAHVNLEQSQRVLVVGGGDVGIELAGEITSAFPSVKVTLLEMAEQILPNGGYKPELRESILEQLAQRGVEVVTGDKLAALPPVDPGVLSPFRVTTKKGLQLEADMWFRAYGASPATGYLGPDYDDIRHYDGTIRVDDHLRVVDHPGVWAIGDITDVRETKRADAARAHAAVVAQNITDLIEGRPASAVYTPQPELVVLPLGPDGGASQVMRDGLRVVVGPEETARIKGEDLFSSFVSQTLGLAD is encoded by the coding sequence ATGGCACGAGTAACTATTGTCGGCGGCGGATACGGCGGGATCGCCCTGGCCAAGGCCCTGGACCCCGTGGCTGAGGTCACGCTGATCGAGCAGAAGGACACCTTTGTCAACCACGCGGCCGCCCTGCGTGCCGCGGTGGACCGGGAGTGGGCGGAGAAGATCTTCCTGCCCTACGACAACCTGCTGCAGCGGGGCCGCGTCATCCAGGGCACCGTGATGGCGGTCAAGGGCACCACCGTGTCCGTCTCCGGCGACGGGGAGATCGAGGCCGACCACCTGGTGCTGGCTACCGGCACCGCCTACCCCTTCCCGGCCAAGCACATGGAGTCCATGGCAGTGGTGGCCAAGGCCCGTATCGAGCGGGCCCACGTCAACCTGGAGCAGTCACAGCGCGTGCTGGTGGTCGGTGGCGGGGACGTCGGCATCGAGCTGGCCGGGGAGATCACCTCCGCCTTCCCCAGCGTCAAGGTCACTCTGCTGGAGATGGCGGAGCAGATCCTGCCCAACGGGGGCTACAAGCCCGAGCTGCGCGAGTCCATCCTGGAGCAGCTCGCGCAGCGGGGCGTGGAGGTGGTCACCGGCGACAAGCTCGCGGCCCTGCCGCCGGTGGACCCCGGGGTGCTCTCACCCTTCCGTGTCACCACCAAGAAGGGGCTCCAGCTGGAGGCCGACATGTGGTTCCGTGCCTACGGGGCCAGCCCCGCCACCGGCTACCTGGGGCCGGACTACGACGACATCCGTCACTACGACGGCACCATCCGGGTGGATGACCACCTGCGGGTGGTGGACCACCCGGGCGTGTGGGCCATCGGCGACATCACGGACGTGCGGGAGACTAAGCGGGCGGACGCGGCCCGCGCCCACGCCGCGGTGGTGGCGCAGAACATCACCGACCTGATCGAGGGCCGGCCCGCCAGCGCCGTCTACACGCCCCAGCCTGAGCTGGTGGTGCTGCCGCTGGGGCCCGACGGCGGGGCCTCCCAGGTCATGCGTGACGGCCTGCGGGTGGTCGTGGGGCCGGAGGAGACCGCCCGCATCAAGGGTGAGGACCTGTTCTCCTCCTTCGTCTCCCAGACCCTGGGGCTGGCTGACTGA
- a CDS encoding inositol monophosphatase family protein — MSTSTPDLDHLLQVALDTVAQAAQIAQDPARREGLDVRTKSGRNDLVTAVDRAVEDFVADRLQARTGLPLLGEEGHSIDSFQGLVWVLDPVDGTMNFVETRRDYAVSLALCEDGVPLVGVVADVVGGHVYSAVRGQGASCDGEPLGALGQGPARTDCVIITDLKEMQALPRLAQCLVESRGHRRYGSAALECVEVACGRAGAFVHMWVAPWDIAAAALICQEAGAVFTRLDGTPLDVRHKGSVLVAPPRTHAELLQRLMIDPS; from the coding sequence ATGAGCACCAGCACCCCGGACCTGGACCACCTGCTCCAGGTGGCCCTGGACACCGTGGCCCAGGCCGCGCAGATCGCCCAGGACCCGGCCCGTCGGGAGGGCCTGGACGTGCGCACCAAGTCCGGCCGCAACGACCTGGTCACCGCCGTCGACCGGGCGGTGGAGGACTTCGTGGCCGACCGGCTCCAGGCCCGTACCGGCCTGCCCCTGCTGGGAGAGGAGGGCCACTCCATCGACTCCTTCCAGGGGCTGGTGTGGGTGCTGGACCCGGTTGACGGCACCATGAACTTCGTGGAGACCCGCCGCGACTACGCCGTCTCCCTGGCCCTGTGCGAGGACGGCGTGCCCCTGGTCGGTGTGGTGGCCGACGTCGTAGGCGGTCACGTCTACAGCGCCGTGCGCGGCCAGGGCGCCAGCTGCGACGGCGAGCCGCTGGGGGCGTTGGGCCAGGGACCGGCACGCACCGACTGCGTGATAATCACCGACCTCAAGGAGATGCAGGCCCTGCCCCGCCTGGCCCAGTGCCTGGTGGAGTCGCGTGGCCACCGCCGCTACGGCTCCGCGGCCCTGGAGTGCGTGGAGGTGGCCTGCGGCCGGGCCGGGGCCTTCGTGCACATGTGGGTGGCGCCCTGGGACATCGCGGCTGCGGCCCTGATCTGCCAGGAGGCAGGCGCGGTGTTCACCCGCCTGGACGGCACCCCGCTCGACGTGCGCCACAAGGGCTCTGTGCTGGTGGCGCCGCCGCGCACCCACGCCGAGCTGCTGCAGCGGCTCATGATCGACCCCAGCTGA
- a CDS encoding tRNA (adenine-N1)-methyltransferase — protein MSDKQETVPAPGAVADASVSTGSTLPPDGVPAAASSAPAPPRLPVRHLTQEVLGQAGRRGPFRYGERIQVTDVKGAKNTFQLDPAGYFQSVRGSFHHRDVVGREEGTVLVTETGHELLLLRPLLADYVLSMPRGAQVVYAKDSGQVVAMGDIFPGARVIEAGVGSGALTMNLLSAIGEQGHLLSIERRHDFAQIAASNVDCWFGRHHPAWELRAGDFNEVVAQHVQDGSVDRVVLDMLAPWECVAQGARALAPGGVFLAYVATTTQLSRTVEALRHSGLFTEPESWESLVRTWNVDGLSVRPDHRMVAHTGFLLTARRLAAGSRPLTRKRPPARGAYDEGGYWVPQDVKERTSTDKKVRRVLRDSLAKQPDDATAVLTDDTGGHD, from the coding sequence ATGAGTGACAAGCAAGAGACCGTCCCCGCCCCGGGCGCCGTCGCGGACGCCAGCGTCAGCACCGGGAGCACCCTCCCGCCCGACGGCGTGCCAGCCGCCGCCTCCAGCGCCCCCGCCCCGCCCCGGCTGCCGGTGCGCCACCTGACCCAGGAGGTCCTGGGACAGGCGGGTCGGCGCGGCCCCTTCCGCTACGGTGAACGCATCCAGGTCACCGACGTCAAGGGCGCCAAGAACACCTTCCAGCTGGACCCGGCCGGCTACTTCCAGTCCGTGCGCGGCTCCTTCCACCACCGCGACGTCGTGGGCCGGGAGGAGGGCACCGTGCTGGTAACCGAGACCGGTCACGAGCTGCTGCTGCTGCGCCCGCTGCTGGCCGACTACGTGCTGTCCATGCCCCGTGGCGCCCAGGTGGTCTACGCCAAGGACTCCGGGCAGGTGGTGGCTATGGGGGACATCTTCCCCGGTGCCCGGGTCATTGAGGCGGGTGTGGGCTCCGGGGCGCTCACCATGAACCTGCTGTCGGCCATCGGTGAGCAGGGGCACCTGCTGTCCATCGAGCGCCGCCACGACTTCGCCCAGATCGCCGCCAGCAACGTGGACTGCTGGTTCGGGCGCCACCACCCCGCCTGGGAGCTGCGCGCCGGTGACTTCAACGAGGTCGTGGCCCAGCACGTGCAGGACGGCTCCGTGGACCGGGTCGTGCTGGACATGCTGGCGCCCTGGGAGTGCGTGGCCCAGGGGGCCCGGGCCCTGGCACCCGGCGGCGTGTTCCTGGCCTACGTGGCCACCACCACCCAGCTGTCGCGCACGGTGGAGGCGCTGCGCCACTCGGGGCTGTTCACGGAGCCGGAGTCCTGGGAGTCCTTGGTGCGCACCTGGAACGTGGACGGCCTGTCCGTGCGGCCCGACCACCGCATGGTGGCCCACACCGGCTTCCTGCTGACCGCCCGGCGCCTGGCTGCCGGCTCCCGTCCGCTGACCCGCAAGCGCCCCCCCGCCCGGGGCGCCTACGACGAGGGCGGCTACTGGGTACCCCAGGACGTCAAGGAGCGCACCAGCACGGACAAGAAGGTGCGTCGCGTGCTGCGCGACAGTCTCGCCAAGCAGCCGGATGACGCTACCGCGGTGCTCACTGACGACACTGGTGGGCATGACTGA
- a CDS encoding DNA primase, with protein sequence MTNDPRSALNRLIAAFEAHLDAAATGDELSPAVVATENALQDAFFTYDDALFTTYGIELPFDTVEDDGDVEDDDDDFDEDFDDDGEYEDFDEDDDED encoded by the coding sequence ATGACGAACGACCCGCGGTCCGCGCTCAACCGACTCATCGCAGCCTTCGAGGCGCACCTGGACGCCGCAGCGACGGGGGACGAGCTCTCCCCGGCGGTCGTCGCCACGGAGAACGCCCTCCAGGACGCCTTCTTCACCTACGACGACGCCCTGTTCACCACCTACGGCATCGAGCTGCCTTTCGACACCGTTGAGGACGACGGTGACGTGGAGGACGATGACGACGACTTCGACGAGGACTTCGACGACGACGGTGAGTACGAGGACTTCGACGAAGACGACGACGAGGACTGA